In the genome of Amaranthus tricolor cultivar Red isolate AtriRed21 chromosome 15, ASM2621246v1, whole genome shotgun sequence, one region contains:
- the LOC130801788 gene encoding AT-hook motif nuclear-localized protein 8-like — MESRPPPSHHHHHQPPPPHHQHHHQQPPHGMMMQHHQHHQQHHHQHQHQHQHQHQHQHHQMMHNSPPSSNPTPPPLQMIATPNSSSLQNNRFPFASQVVTPTHPNQSSKSPITSGVENTPYSGDGLRGPTSGFVIDPNSSSSSHKKKRGRPRKYSPDAGGNNIALGLAPTPISPGIGGGQADSGGTAPSSENVSKKHRGRPAGSSKKQLDALGNCGVGFTPHVILANAGEDLASKIVAFSKQGPRTVCVLSANGSICNVSLRQPAGGVVNYEGRYQIISLSGSFLYLENTGGQVHTGDLSVSLAGADGRVLGGGVAGTLVAASPVQIIVGSFIANGKKTKYMPSVPQSHVLNFGSPALPPAESPPSEEVSSEESEENGDNHLDRNMGSYGNSNHPVHNMQMYNPMGWPNSSSKML, encoded by the exons ATGGAGTCTAGACCACCACCatcccaccaccaccaccaccaaccaccaccaccacatcATCAGCACCATCATCAACAACCACCACATGGGATGATGATGCAACATCATCAACACCATCAACAACACCATCATCAGCATCAGCATCAGCATCAGCATCAACATCAGCATCAACATCATCAAATGATGCATAACTCTCCTCCGTCATCAAACCCTACTCCACCTCCTTTACAAATGATTGCAACTCCCAATTCATCTTCACTTCAGAACAATCGTTTCCCATTTGCTTCACAAGTTGTTACACCTACCCATCCAAATCAATCTTCAAAGAGTCCTATAACTTCCGGGGTTGAAAACACTCCTTATTCTGGTGATGGGTTAAGAGGGCCTACATCTGGGTTTGTTATTGACCCTAATTCTTCTTCGTCTTCACacaaaaagaaaaggggtagaCCAAGGAAGTATTCTCCTGATGCGGGTGGGAATAACATTGCTTTAGGGTTAGCTCCTACTCCTATTTCTCCTGGAATTGGTGGGGGACAGGCGGACTCTGGTGGGACGGCTCCGTCTTCGGAGAATGTCTCCAAAAAGCATCGCGGGCGGCCAGCCGGTTCAAGTAAGAAGCAATTGGATGCATTAG GTAACTGTGGGGTTGGTTTTACGCCGCACGTTATCTTGGCGAACGCTGGGGAG GACCTTGCATCAAAGATTGTTGCATTTTCTAAGCAGGGACCACGTACAGTCTGCGTTCTTTCTGCAAATGGTTCCATCTGCAATGTGAGTCTTCGGCAACCTGCAGGAGGTGTTGTGAACTATGAG GGACGATATCAGATTATTTCTCTATCAGGCTCGTTCCTGTATTTAGAAAATACTGGTGGCCAAGTCCACACAGGTGACTTGAGTGTTTCCCTGGCTGGAGCAGATGGCCGTGTATTGGGTGGTGGTGTAGCTGGGACCCTGGTGGCTGCAAGCCCTGTTCAG ATTATTGTGGGTAGCTTTATTGCAAATGGGAAGAAGACAAAGTACATGCCCTCAGTACCCCAGTCTCACGTCTTGAACTTTGGTTCTCCCGCACTACCACCTGCTGAAAGTCCTCCCTCCGAAGAGGTTTCAAGTGAAGAGTCCGAAGAGAATGGTGATAACCACCTTGATAGGAACATGGGATCTTACGGAAATTCTAACCACCCCGTTCATAATATGCAAATGTACAATCCCATGGGCTGGCCTAACTCCTCTTCAAAGATGCTTTAA